A stretch of Henckelia pumila isolate YLH828 chromosome 4, ASM3356847v2, whole genome shotgun sequence DNA encodes these proteins:
- the LOC140865856 gene encoding protein JINGUBANG-like, whose amino-acid sequence MQISLDNIHKIEGGRFGMKGGEKRSTKVLEETKNSLDQNNSSSDDFATRNRDFSAYDQTSRLSCEGSSPVVMSPWTCNSSENPSQNVPQNGLICSLVREESHVYSLAAKDGTLYSGSDSKNIRVWKNMQEFSAFKSNSGLVKAIIICRDKIYTGHQDGKVRVWKINSKDPTMHKRSGTFPAFLDIFKASIRPKNYVEVKRNRTTVWIKHADAISCLSMDQEKGFLYSASWDGTFKVWRVKDSRCLESVKAHDDAVNSIVSSVRGIVCTGSADGTVKVWKREQRGETVRHVFTRTLLRQESAVTALAVNDSGSVVYCGSSDGIVNFWEMEKEPYGGVLKGHKLAVLCLAVAGNLVFSGSADKTICVWRREGAVHASLSVLTGHTGPVKCLAVEEDSAVAGDRKWVVYSGSLDKSVKVWNVSEKAPNLHAKYDNGDFGFKSV is encoded by the coding sequence atgcaAATTTCACTAGATAATATTCACAAAATTGAAGGCGGCCGGTTTGGAATGAAAGGAGGCGAAAAAAGGTCTACAAAAGTGTTGGAGGAAACCAAAAACTCGCTTGATCAAAACAATTCTTCATCCGATGATTTCGCCACAAGAAACAGAGACTTCTCAGCCTATGATCAGACAAGCCGACTCAGCTGCGAGGGATCTTCCCCCGTGGTGATGTCTCCATGGACCTGTAACTCCTCCGAAAACCCGTCTCAGAATGTTCCTCAAAATGGCCTGATTTGCTCACTCGTCAGAGAAGAAAGCCACGTCTATTCCCTAGCTGCCAAGGATGGCACACTCTACTCGGGTTCAGACAGCAAGAACATTCGGGTTTGGAAAAATATGCAAGAATTCTCTGCCTTCAAATCCAACAGTGGTCTTGTTAAAGCCATCATCATCTGCAGGGACAAGATTTACACAGGCCATCAAGATGGAAAGGTTCGTGTGTGGAAGATTAATTCCAAGGATCCAACCATGCACAAGCGATCGGGCACTTTCCCTGCATTCCTTGACATCTTCAAAGCCTCGATCAGGCCGAAGAATTATGTGGAGGTAAAGCGAAATCGAACCACCGTCTGGATCAAGCATGCCGACGCCATTTCTTGCCTGAGCATGGATCAAGAAAAAGGGTTCCTTTATTCAGCTTCGTGGGACGGAACTTTTAAAGTTTGGAGAGTGAAGGATTCAAGATGCCTTGAATCGGTGAAGGCCCACGACGATGCCGTGAATTCCATCGTTTCGAGTGTCCGAGGAATAGTGTGTACAGGTTCGGCAGACGGGACGGTTAAAGTATGGAAACGAGAACAGAGAGGTGAGACGGTGAGGCATGTTTTCACTCGGACTCTGCTCAGACAGGAATCTGCGGTCACAGCTCTGGCTGTAAATGATTCGGGTTCGGTTGTGTATTGCGGGTCTTCCGATGGTATAGTGAATTTCTGGGAGATGGAGAAGGAACCATACGGTGGAGTGCTCAAGGGCCACAAACTGGCGGTGCTCTGCCTTGCGGTGGCGGGGAATTTAGTCTTCAGCGGGTCTGCCGATAAGACTATATGCGTGTGGCGGAGGGAAGGGGCGGTGCATGCTTCCCTGTCGGTGTTGACGGGACACACAGGGCCGGTGAAGTGCTTGGCCGTGGAGGAAGATTCCGCGGTGGCCGGAGATCGGAAGTGGGTTGTGTACAGTGGGAGTCTCGACAAATCTGTCAAGGTGTGGAACGTGTCTGAAAAGGCGCCGAATTTGCATGCAAAATATGATAACGGGGATTTTGGTTTTAAATCAGTATAA
- the LOC140865264 gene encoding cytochrome P450 CYP82D47-like, with protein sequence MELTWSTTSLATAFIIFPSIIFYFLLKKFAAKRFRKSSPPEAAGGWPLIGHLNLLSGPEQPHVELSNLADKYGPIYSIRLGVCRCLVVSSWEVAKEIFNSTKDSTFSNRPQIVSSQLIGYDFAMFGFNKYNDYWRELRKFSTQKLLSSQKVSTLGAPWEMETRAMMKSIYTRCRKNGFQEPLEMKKCFQDLALNSMVRIVSGSTVKKMNSEESENCLVQVREFFKMMDVITFSDVLPCLGWLDYFKGTKKAMKKTGEVMDVILRSWLEQHKILQKLKKSDQNYREEEDDFMEATMKAADSMAHQFPRYDADTIVKATCQSMLVAGTDTITVTLIWALCLLLNNRHVLERAQQELDDHIGISRMVEKSDIGNLVYIQAIIKETLRLYPPTLLSPPRESSRDSTVAGYQIPGGTRVIINLWKLHRDPGVWSDPSEFIPERFLTECRDVDLRGNHFQFLPFGVGRRICPGTTFALQFMELALATLLHGFDLKTPAGDVVDMKGSFGATNMKASPLPVLLAPRLSHDLFSCEI encoded by the exons ATGGAATTGACATGGAGTACTACTTCACTAGCAACTGCGTTTATAATCTTTCCTAGCATAATATTCTACTTTCTCCTAAAAAAATTTGCAGCAAAAAGATTCAGAAAAAGTTCACCCCCGGAAGCAGCCGGGGGATGGCCGCTCATCGGCCACTTGAATTTGCTGTCGGGCCCGGAGCAACCTCATGTGGAGCTATCGAATTTAGCAGACAAATATGGTCCGATTTACAGCATCAGATTAGGCGTATGCCGTTGCTTGGTGGTTAGCAGTTGGGAAGTGGCTAAAGAAATTTTCAACTCCACAAAAGATTCAACTTTCTCCAACAGACCACAGATTGTGTCCAGTCAGCTCATCGGCTACGATTTCGCCATGTTTGGCTTCAACAAATACAACGATTACTGGCGGGAACTGCGCAAGTTTTCCACGCAGAAGCTGCTTTCGAGCCAGAAGGTGTCGACGCTTGGCGCCCCGTGGGAGATGGAAACCCGGGCCATGATGAAATCGATTTATACTCGGTGCCGGAAGAATGGATTCCAAGAACCGTTGGAAATGAAGAAATGTTTTCAGGACCTGGCGTTGAATTCGATGGTGAGGATAGTCTCGGGGTCTACGGTGAAGAAAATGAATTCGGAGGAGTCTGAGAATTGTCTTGTACAGGTCAGGGAATTCTTCAAGATGATGGATGTGATAACTTTCTCGGATGTGTTGCCATGTTTGGGATGGTTGGATTACTTCAAAGGAACCAAGAAAGCTATGAAGAAGACAGGGGAAGTGATGGATGTTATACTGCGATCATGGCTGGAGCAGCACAAGATTTTACAGAAGCTGAAGAAATCTGATCAAAATTATAGGGAAGAAGAAGACGATTTCATGGAGGCGACGATGAAGGCTGCGGATTCTATGGCGCACCAGTTTCCGAGGTATGATGCTGATACCATCGTCAAAGCCACGTGTCAG TCTATGCTCGTTGCTGGAACTGATACGATCACCGTGACTCTCATTTGGGCTTTGTGTTTACTACTCAACAATCGCCACGTCCTCGAAAGGGCTCAGCAAGAGCTAGATGATCACATTGGCATATCAAGAATGGTGGAAAAATCAGATATTGGAAATTTAGTATACATCCAAGCCATAATCAAGGAAACCCTCCGCCTCTATCCGCCAACGCTTCTTTCACCTCCTCGAGAATCATCTCGAGACTCTACCGTAGCAGGATACCAAATTCCAGGTGGAACCCGTGTAATTATAAACCTGTGGAAATTGCATCGTGATCCCGGGGTGTGGTCGGATCCATCGGAGTTTATACCCGAAAGGTTTTTGACAGAATGTAGAGATGTTGATTTAAGAGGCAACCACTTTCAGTTTCTTCCGTTTGGTGTTGGCAGAAGAATTTGCCCTGGAACTACATTTGCTTTGCAATTCATGGAACTCGCACTCGCTACTCTTTTGCATGGATTCGATCTTAAAACTCCGGCAGGTGATGTTGTGGACATGAAAGGGAGTTTCGGTGCCACCAATATGAAGGCCTCTCCTCTTCCGGTTCTCCTGGCACCAAGATTGTCGCATGATCTTTTCTCGTGCGAGATATGA